A stretch of DNA from Gimesia chilikensis:
CAGGAAAAAGAACAACAACAGAAAGAACGGGCAGAACAGAAACAGGCCGAGAAAGTACGTCTGGAACAGGAACGCACAGAAAAAGCGAAACTGAAAGAGGAACAGGCGGCCGCTGCGGCTGAGAAGAAACAGGCAGCCAAAGCAGCTGCGGAAGAAAAGGCCGCACAGAAAGCGGCTGAAAAAGAAGCTGCGAAACAGGCAGCAGCCGAAAAAGCGGCCCAGAAAGCAGCGCAGAAAAAGGCCGTGAAACAGCCCGATCCTGAACCAGAATCGGAAACAGTCGATGAAACGTCCGAACCGGAATCTCAAGTCGAGCAACCGTCAGAACAGCAGCCCACTTCGAGCAAGCGGTCTAAGACGGTCAAAAAGAAAACACGCGTCGACCTGAATCATGATCCGGAACAGCTGAAAGGGTTGAGCAAGCGCGAACGTCGCAAGCTGCAGAAACAGTGGCGTGACGAAGAGCGTCGTCTGGCGGCACAGGAAGCCGAGGACTGGGAATAATTCTCCCGATTTTTGTGATCCGGATTTGAATTTCGCTCGTTTCCCTGCCCGATTCGTTATAGACTGACGGTCATCAGGCGGTCACCCCCTTGTGTTATTCCCTCGATATCGCCTGTTTTCGACACAGTTTTCGCTCCGCCAGCCGGAAAAAAGGATAAGCGACGATGTCCGACGACAATTTTTACGCAGACGATGATCAATTCAAACCGGAAGAATATTCGGCTCCCCCCAAACAGGGAATGAGCTCCGGCGTTAAGATCCTGCTCATCCTGCTGGCGCTCGGGGGCATCGGCATGCTGCTCTGTTGCGGCGGTATCTTCTATGCCGTACGGAACGTGAAGGCCAAGGTAACTGAGAACAAACAGGAAATCACCGAAATCCAGAATGAGATCGCCACGATCAACATTCCCGAATATTTCGTTCCCCAGATGGGCATGTCGGCGGATGTCATCGGCAAAAAGATCCTGATGGCGATCTACGAGGAAAAAGAGAAAGATGGCGGACTGGTGCTGATGAGTTTCGGTATGCCGAACGATGGCATGGTCGACATGAACCAAGAGTTCCGTCAGAACCTGAAACAGCAGAATCAGAACCAGCGGGAACTGAAGATCGATAAAACGGAACAGAAAGAATTTGAAATCAACGGTGAAAAAGTCGAGTTCACGTTCGCCGAAGGCACGGATAAGAACGACAAGAGGTTTCACCAGGTCATGGGTGTCTTCCCGGGCAAAACCGGAGCCACTTTCCTGTTCCTGCAGATCGCGTCTGACAAGTACAACGCAGAAGACATTGAGAACATGATCAAGTCGATCAAGTAGTCACAATCTGACTTCAGTCACTTCACTGGCCCGAATCCCTGTTCGGGCCAGTTTTTTATGCGCGTGATCCCGTTAACGGAATTAAGGACCACTGATCACTTTGACCTCAGGCGGCTCGGCCAGGTCAATCCATAAGCGTTGATCCACTTCCTGGCTGGGCTTTCCGTCATGCACGTAGAACCGATAGCGTGAGACATAGGGTTGGCCCGGCTGGATATCAAAGGGATCGAGCGAAGCGACCGCGAAACAGAAATAAGGCATCGTGGGATGCAGTCGCACTGGTTGTGGGGACCGGAAATTGGTCGGTGCACTGAAAATCGCCACCCCGGCGGTTTCGTCGCCCAGGGGACCATACATCTCGACCCAGTGTGGCCGAGACTGGTTGCCGTTGGTCTTGTTCTTGCCTTCGCTGGTCAGATAATCATAGCCATGGTTCGTATGCCAGTCGGCGTGTCCGCGAATGGTCATGCCGCCGTAATGGATCTTATCAATGGTGACCGGTTTTTCGGTCGCACACTTCTGGACAGAAACGATATCAAACAGGAACTGTTTCTCCAGCGCATAGACGCGGACTTTCCAGTTTTCGTTGAGCATCGTCACGGGGCCCGTCTTTTTCGTCAGGTCGATGTGTTCGATGGAAGTATCTATTTCGCCGAACACCGGACCACCAGTAAATGAATTGACCTGGCTGTGTGCGACTTTCCCCAGTTTGGATTTCTGATCCCAGCCGTTGTTTTCTCGCCCTTCGAAGAGGATCTTTCGCCAGGAAAACATGATGCCATGCTGGTGGGCATGGTCAGGGTTGAAGTCGTCGGTAATCACTTTGCCGGAGGGCGTATAAAGCGGATGAATGTAACCGCTCTTGTCGTAGTAAGACTCATCCCGTTTCGGTGCCTTGACGATGGCGTGATTGTAGGTCAGCACCGGCTTGTCGGCGACTTTGACATTCAGATGGCTGCCATCATCGACGACAGTCACCTGCTCGGCCGGCTTCGTGAATTGCGCCGCATGGAGGCGATATTGACGCGAGGTGCCTGCAGGCAGCGGTTTGCTGAGAATCCAGACCAGAGTCCGTTTGGAATCCGAGGCATCAATCTGCACCGGAACTTCCTTTCCGTCATCGAGGCAGACCAGCGTCAGCTGTTTCTGATTCTGAAGTGGTTCAGGTACGGGGAGACTGATGACGGTCTGCTGCCGATCGTGTTTGCCGGCGCTGACTTTCAGGGTGACGGCGGGACCTGCATACAGGGATGCATCGGTCCCTGCAAACAGTGCCAGCATCAGGAGTGCGATAGTTCGTAGTTGTGATTTCATGTATGACTTCAATCTATAAAGCGGCATCTTAGAGTGTCCATCCTTTGCGGTATTCGCGTTGTACGTATTGCGCGGCCTGGTCGGTATTCGTGGCAGCACCTTTGTCTGCATCCCATTCCACTTTCTCGCCGACGCGGAAGGCGAGATTGCCCAGCAGGATTGTTTCCGTTAATGGGGCTGCATAATCGAAGTGGCAGTTGGTTTTGCCGTTGCCTTTGCAGGCTTCATACCATTCCTGGCGATGATTGCCGATTGCCGGTGGAATCGTTTTCGGCGGTGCTTTGAAGCCGGCGAATTTTTCTTCGGGCAGCAATACGCGCTTACCGTAATCCGCGGCCAGCATGCCATCGGTGCCGACAAACAGAATTCCCGCCGCCCATTCGGGGCCACCCAGTTCGAGAACAGGTTCGGGGGTGTTGCGTCCGTGGTACCAGATCACTTCGACGGGAGGCTTCGAGCCCCGGGCCGGAAACTGCCAGTGACAATCGAGCCAGAACGGAGTGGAATCGGGGTGCAGATCGGGGCCCTTGGTTTCGACCGCATTGGGATACTGCAGATCCAGCGACCAGAAAATCAGGTCCATGTAGTGGCAGCCCATGTTCCCCAGCGTGCCGTTACCAAAGTCCCACCAGTAGTGCCAGTCGTGGGGATGGTAACAGGGATGAAAGTTCTGCATCGGCGCCGGGCCGACCCAGAGATCCCAGTTCAGGGTTTTGGGAATCGGCTGTGGTTCGGCAGGACGATCAACGACATGCTTATAACGTCGCCAGCCTCCCGGTCGTCCAAACCAGACGTGGACCTGCTGCACATCGCCGATGGCTCCAGATTGAATGAGCTCGACCGTCCGCCGGTAATTTTCCCCGGCGTGGTTTTGGGTGCCCATCTGGGTGACGACCTTTTCCTCACGGGCCACACGCTGCATTTCGCGGACTTCATGTATGGAGTGGGCCAGCGGCTTTTCGCAGTAGACGTGTTTGCCGCGCCGCATGGCGTTGACAGCGATAGTGGCGTGGGTGTGGTTGGGAGTCGTCACGACGACGGCGTCGATCTCGTTTTCCAGCTTATCGAGCATGACGCGAAAATCGGCGAAGGATTTCGCTTTCGGAAACTTCGCCTGGTATTTATCAGTGCGGGCGGAATCGACGTCGCACAGGCCGACAATGTTCTGGCTGGAAACCAGTCCCAGGTTCGCGTTCCCCTGGTTCCCCAGCCCGATACAGGCAATGTTGAGCTTCTCATTCGGTGAGGTGCTTTCTGCCTGGGCCGTGTGTGCCCCGAGCCAGAGGCCCGCCCCGCTCAACAACGATGTTTTGAGCATCTCTCGTCGTGTCACTTCAGTTGACGAACTCATGAATAATCCTTTTCCTTTCATCAGCGGCGGTTGGATTGCCGGTTTTCAATCAAATCGTAGTGGTCAATTCAGGTCGCGTGATTTCAGGGAGCCTGTTCGAGATGAAAGACAAACTTATTGTCCGCATCGGGAGAGACCTCGCCGATGAGTTCACTGTCTGTATTGTATTTCTTCGGAATATACGATTCCATGACATCCTCTCCAAAATCACCTTTCTTTCCGGTCTTGCGTGAGGCAAAGATCAGCACCTTTTTTCGGCCGACCGAGCTGGAAAACTCGAAATGGCCCTGCTGAATGACTCCCGCAGAGGCGCTCCCCTTGCCGTCAGCCGGCTCGAAGATGATATCCCCCTGAGGGAGTGGCGTCCCATCGATGGTGACATCCCCTTTGACGGGGGCCATCACCGGGCCGTCACTGGAACCGCAGGCCTGGCAGATTCCACTCAGTAACAACAGACACGCAACATGGAATACATTTTTCTTTCTGACGGTCATTCCGTTTCTTTCCCTGCAGAACAATCAACAATGGCAATTCAATCTGATTCTCTGTGAACGCACTGGAATCGGTTAGAACTCTCCGAGCACTTCACCGCCGGCGCGGGTGCCCAGGCTGCGAAAAGTGCTGGTATCGACATTGTCGGAAATGAAACGGACCGCGCCGTCTCCGAGCAGGAAATGTGCGCCGCCGGTATGGCGACTGCGGGCATAAACGGCATTGTCTCCGCCGGAACAGGAGGTACTGATGGGAGCATAGTCCCGCGAATAACCGTAGGTCACGGTATCGGGCACTGAGGTATTCGGGCCCTGCAGGGTTGTAAATGTTCCGCCGCCTACGTATTTGGTTCCCCAGACGCGGCCGCGTAAATCGCCCACGGTCAGGCAGTCGGCAACCGGACCAGCATTGGGAGTATCATCAACGAGATTGATCTCTCCGGCGGCGATCGTATTTGAAGAACCATCGGTGATGTCGCTGATGCGAACTTTCGAGATGTTGAAGAACATGCCATTCAGTTTGGGAAACGTTCCTGTCGCCCCCTGCGTCGTAGATCCCGAGCAAAGGAGGTAGTTCGAGTAGAATGTGCTTTTCTGACTGCCGATCTTTCCGCTGTTGGGATCTGAGGGGCACATGAAAACGGGCACCTTCACCGAACGTTGTGGATGGGAAGCGAAGTCGCTGACGGTACCGGACTGGAAGCCGTCCCGGAGTTTATCGTACAGCGGTGCCTGATCGACGTAGGGTAAAATCAGATGAAACCAGGACTGCCGGGCATAGTTCTGTCCGGTGTAAGCAGAAACGTTGACGCCACAGACCGTCGCGAAGGGGAAGACCCGATGCGTATCGTGGTAATTGTGGAGTGCGATGCCGAGCTGCTTCAGATTATTTTTGCAGGTACTGCGGCGCGCCGCTTCCCGCGCCTGTTGTACCGCCGGCAGTAAGAGCGCGATCAGAATCGCAATGATGGCGATCACCACCAGTAGTTCAATCAACGTAAAACCGTCTCTTCGTCTTTTCAGGTAGCCCATGTTTTCCTCTTTACGTTTATTAAATAACAGTAATACAAAAACCTCTTATGAATCAGGAACGTTTGACTATGGAACTCGTAATGCAGGCAGTGCTCAATGCAGCCAACGGTCAGTTAGCGGACTCGACGATCACGCGGAACTCGTCGACGTATTTTTCGCCTGAGAGCAGGACGAACGAAAGTGTTTTGCGATCGGCGGAGAGCATGACCTGATCGTAGCGGGCCTTGGGATCGACAATGCCCCTATCCACTTCGGTTCCCTGGTGATAAATGTCTCCGGCGGACTGTTTGACCGGCGGATGGAATAAGACATCGGTCCGGTTCAGCTTTTTCTTTTCGAGGATGACGCCCAGCACGGGTCGCTCAAATGTAATCTCCCCCTGCACCGGGAGAAAGGTTCCTTCCTGGAGGGCGGGATCATAATAAACGCGAAAACAATCGACCTTCGTCCCCGCGGGGAGCAGAATCGGATAGTGCAGTTTGTTCTCTGTGAGCTGCTCCTCCGGGGTTGGCGAGACCAGCACGCTTAAATCCCGGGGCAGCTTAACCTGACTGCGTTCGGGGAAGATGAAGGCCAGGTCGTCGTGTTCGAAGACCTGATACTTGCCGGTTGCGAGTGCCTCGGGCAGTTCTTCCTGGAAGATCACCGAGTTGGAATAACCTTTAATGCCGTATTGTTCGCCCCGGGTGCGAAAATCGGGGGTGTCTTCGATTCTTTTCTGACGCGAGTCGATTTTCGCCGACTGATGTTCGTCGAGCTGTCGACTGCTGCTGACAACGCCGGCCGGATCGACGAGGGACGCGATGACTTTGCCGCGAAAGACTTCAACCCGGGTATCTTCGGTTTCTGCAGTCTGTACGGAAAACAGTGTCCCCAGATCGATAACCCGACCGTGGGGCGTATCGACCTGGAACCCGATGCCCGTGCTGGGGACATTGGCGATGAACTTGCCTTCCTGCAGATGGATCGAATTCTTCCCGGTGACTTCATAAGCGGCGGGCGCGGAAATCAGAACGGTGGCCCCGGTCGGAAAGTGCAGTTCCGCCGATCCCTCAGCGAGGACCTGCCGGATATGATTCTGTACGCGTTCTCCCGAACTCAACACGACGGTTTCCGCTTCTTTCAGCTGGAAAGTTCCCTTCAGGAGATAGCCGCCCGTCAGCAGGAGCAATAACGCAGCGACCGCAACGACCGGATACCAGAGGCGGCGTACCGTCGGGCGTGGCTGCAGGTTGTCTGTCTCGGGGAGGAATTCTGTTTCAGTGGGAAGACCGAATACGTGGTCCTGGTCGGCGGCCCATTCGCGGAGGACGAGATCATCGCTGGCAAACTCGATCAGCTGTTCTGCGAGTTCGGGTTCGCGGCAGAGTCGTTCTTCGAGCCGCGCTGTCCCCTGGGCAGACAGGCTGCGATCCAGGTAAGCCTGCAACAGTTGATCGTCATTCAATTCGTTCACTCTCCTGACTCCTGCTGCAGACGCTGTGCGATGCAATCGCGCAAGATCGTCCGAATACGATGAATTTTCGCGTAAACCGCGTTCACATTCTGACCGAACTGCCGGGCGACCCGGGTACCGCATTCACCTGAGGTGTTGTAATAACGGGCGATCAACTCTCGACTCCTCCGGGGCAGACGCTCCAGGCATTCCTGCAATCTCTCCTGTCGCTCCGAGAGCGGCTGACGCTGTTCCACATGATGGGCGGCGTCGGAGAGTGCTGAGATGACCTGCGGACTGACCGGCTGCTCTTTTTTCGACTTACGGTAAAAGGCGAGAACACGGCGAGAAGCGATCTCGCGTGCCCAGGGAAAAAAGCCGTCTTCGGTCTGCAATTGCGAAAACGACTCGACCACCGCCATGGAAACTTCCTGAAACAGGTCATCCGCGTCGGTGGGATTGCGTACACATGCATAGAGGTAGGCGTACAATGCCCCCTGATACTGCACGAGCAGCTGTGTGACGGCAGATTGTGAATCTGTCTCAGCAGGCATGTTTCGCTTTCATTGGCTGTTTGTTTCCTGATTAGTAAGGTCGCGAGCACGCGATTTTTTACGCGCAAAATTGAAAATTCACCATATTTTATCCCAAAAGTAGCTCAGGGGTGCCTGGAGGGCTATGATAGGCGTGCCCTGACCGGTGATTTTTGTGAAGTTGTGTCTCCCACGCTGGCCACTGCACGGGCTTCTGACCGACGGGTTGAAATAATCCATGATTCCTCAACACTGGAGTGCTCCGATGCCAGTCCTGTCCCGTTTTGCTTTACTGATGCTGTTCTGTCTGAGTCTAGTGCTCGTCGGTGGAAATTCCAACGAGTTGCGGGCTGAGTCACGCCCGAATGTGCTGTTCATTGCCGTGGATGACCTGCGGCCCGAGCTGGGCTGTTATGGAGCGTCACATATTCAGAGTCCGCACATCGATCAGTTGGCGGCCAGTGGTCTGCTGTTCAATCGGGCTTATTGCCAGCAGGCGGTCTGTTCGCCTTCGCGGACGAGCCTGATGACCGGGCTGCGTCCCGATTCGACGAAGGTCTACGATCTGGATACGCACTTCCGTAAGACGGTGCCCGATGTGGTGACACTGACACAGCAGTTCATGAAGCATGGATACAAATCGATCGGGATGGGCAAAATCTATCATGGGAGCCTGAACGATAAGGCGTCATGGGATGCTTACCCCACGGTCAGAGGCAGAGGATATCAGCTGCCTGAGACGCTGGCGGGAATTCGGGAACGGACTAAAGGACTCGACGTAAAAAAAATGAACTGGCGGCAACGTTCTAAGCTGACGCGGGGGCCCGCTACGGAGATGGCGGATGTGCCGGACAAACAGTATCGCGACGGGGCGATCGCCGAACAGGCGATTAAATCACTCCGGGAGTTGAAACAGAATCAGCAGCCCTTCTTCCTGGCGGTCGGATTTCTGAAGCCGCACCTCCCCTTTGTGGCGCCGCAGAAGTACTGGGATCTCTACGACCGCAGGCAGATCAAGCTGGCTGAGAACCGCTTCCCGCCTGAGAACGCACCGAAATTCGCGTTGACCAACTGGGGAGAACTGCGGAACTATTCTGACATGCCGGCCAAAGGGGATCTGACCGACGAGCAGCAATTGCAGTTGCGGCACGGTTACTATGCCTGCGTCAGTTTCACTGATGCAAACATTGGTAAAGTGCTGGATGAACTGCAGCGGCTGGAACTGGATGAGAACACGATTGTGATTCTGTGGGGCGATCATGGCTGGAAGCTGGGCGAACACAACGGCTGGTGCAAGCATACGAACTTTGAAAACGACACCCGCGTGCCGCTCATCATTCGGGCACCGGGGATGCAGGCGCAGGGAAAAACCAGCGAGGCCCTGGTGGAATTTGTGGATATCTACCCGACGCTCTGCGATTTAGCGGGACTCCCCCTGCCCGCGCACCTGGAAGGGACCAGCTTCAAACCGTTGTTAAGCAACCCGCAGCGTCCCTGGAAGCCGGCCGCTTTCAGCCAGTATCCACGGGGACGCGTGATGGGTTATTCGATGAAAACGGATCGCTACCGCTACACCGAATGGCAGGACCGTAAGTCAGGTAAGGTCGTCGACCGCGAATTGTACGACCATCGGCAGGATGGTGCCGAGAACGATAACATCGCCGGTCAGCCGGACCAGAAGCGGGTGGTGAAACAATTGTCGGCTCAGCTGAAAAAGAACTGGAAAGGGGCCGTGGTGCCTGATTGAGCTGGGGGATATTGGATGCAGTCTTGCAGTGGTAGCCATTATTGAATCCTGACACGTTTTCTATTTCTCGTTGGTTTATCAGGAGTAAGCAGTATGAGCTTTTCCCATTTTCTCAGTGCGACAATTCTTCTGTGGGCTGTATTCGCCGGACCTGTGGACCGACTGTTCGCGCTACAGGAGAACTCACCGACGAAGGAGTATCTCGGGTTTCCGGAGAATATCAAAAAACAGCAGACAGTCGCCTGGCAAGATACACAGGTCCCATTACTGCGATCAGGGGCTGAGTCACCTGAGATGATCACAGGAAAACGTGCCGTTTATAAACTGAAGCATGGCTCCCGAAAGCGGACCATTCCTGTGGTTATCTTCTCCGATCCCCAATCAGGCCTGACCTGGGCGGGCCCCGAACAGAATACTTATCTGGTGTTGCAAGAGGGGATTCTGGGCTTTCGCCTCATAGGAGATCGCATCGACTGGTGCGAGAGTTTACTGCAGCGTGATCCGAATGCGGTCTCCCCTGAACTGACATCTCGTTTTGAACAGGATATCTCAGGCTTCACATTGCTGCAGTCAGCGCTACCATTAAGCAATGTGTTGAAACAAGAAAATACAACCCTGCTGGGGGCGCATATCAAAAACCCGTGGATGTTTACGAATGGTGCATTCAGCTCTCAAGGTGCCACCCCGATTCTCAAAAAGCTGCAATGGGACGCCGGCTTATTGAAACTCGATTTGACTGATCGGACGAAAAAGTTTGCTGCGACGGTCTGGATTGATCCCCAGACCAGAAAGGTAAAGAAAACTGAGGAGAAACCCTGGAGCTTTTTTGGTGACAGCAACCCAAAAGTGAAGCAGTAAAGATAGTTTTTCTCAGGAGTCAGACAATGCTTCTTACATTGACTGCCTTTGCACTTTGTTTTCTTTTCACTGTCATTGATCAGGTTTGTCTTTCCATCGCCTGTCGGCATGCGCGAAATGCAGACTTGATCATCAGTAAGCCGAATGAACTTCTTAATGTGCGTGAATTGAAAACATGGTCGATGATTTCTGATTTCGCCCGTTGTGATTCGAATGAGAAATTAAGAGACCTGGTCACAGTGCATGACTTCCTTTTCAAAGCTCGTATTGTGACTTTTCTCCTGTTTATCCTGGCAGGTCTGTACTCTGTAACCAAATGGTAAACGGCATCAGACAAGAATCGTGTCTTTTCTCCCTGTCGCCCGGCGGGCGGACACGTGGGTCCGCACGCTCCTATTCCGGGGTTGGCAGGCTGGTTCTGAGTTGATTTTTCAACCGGGGCTAAGGCCCTGCGGCTGCTTTGATTTGAGCGGAATAGCGTTTGCCACCGTGATGTACTTTGATGATCTCACTGATTACCGGCGGCTAGCGCCTTGCCGCTCAGGAGGATACGGGGGCGATTGCAAATCACGTTTTGGAAGCATCCGATTAATCATCACATGATGAATCCATTGTTGAGATCGGGGAGATGTTGCCAGAGTTGCAGCATTCCCTCGCGTGTGATTGCGGTGCCTCTTATTTCGAGCAATTTCAACTGAGTCATGCCGTTTAAGTAGGGCAGGCCTGCATTCGTTACTTTCGTGTGATCGACCCACAACGTTTTTAGCCTGGGGAGCTTTGCAATTTCCTGCAGAAACGGATCTTCGATGTTGCTTTCAATCAAATTCAGATTTTCAAGATCTTGGCATTTGACGATTTGTTGGAAACCTTCCACGGTCAACTTATCGCATTCACGAAACGAGAGTTTCTTGAGTGATGTGAACTTGACGGTGGCGAATCCGGTTCCGGTTATTTTTGTATCCCCCAGGTCAAGTATTTCCAGTCGCTGCAGGGACGCTAATTTTGCAAGCCCTTCGTCGCTAATTTGCGTTCCATTAAGATATAAATGCGTTATTTCATTGGCACATGATTGTTTAAAAATGTCCAGATCGAGGTCATCAACATTTTGGTTAGCAAGTTCTACCAAACAAATATCGCCAAGTTCATTTTGCAGGGAGACCCCATCTTTCTTCTCAACGAACGCAGCTAATTCATCCATACCATTCCTTTCTTATTATTGAGTTCACTGATTGATCATGTTGACGAATCGATGAAGGGAGCAGGATCTGAATCTTCAGTTCGATCTGAAATGTTTCCTACTCGCTGTGCTCGAACCGAATTGCACTCGGGCCTACCCGGGGCGCTTGCGAATCACGTTTCAATGCATCCGATTAAGCATCACATGATCAATTCCTTGTTGAGATCGGGGAGATGTTTCCAGAGTTGCAGCATGCCCTCTCGTGTGACTGCAGTGCCCCTGGTACTGAGCGATTTCAACTGAGTCATGTCGTTCAAATATGGCAGACCTGCGTTTGTCAGTCTGGTGTAATCAGCCCACAGAGTTTTTAGCCTGGGGAGTTTGGCTATTTCCTGCAGAAATTGATCGTCGATGTTGCTTTCAATCAAATCCAGTTTTTCAAGATTTTGGCAGTTGACGATTTCTTTGAATCCATCCACTGTCAGCATATCACATTCATATAATGAGAGTTTCTTAAGTGATGAGAACTTGACATTGGCGAATCCGATCCCTGCAATTTCTGTGCCCCCCAAGTCAAGGTCCTCCAGTCGCCGCAGGTACGTTAATTTTGCAAGCCCTTCATCTGTCACTTGTGTGCCGCTGAGAAATAAATACGTAATTTGAGAGACGCCTGATTGCATAAAGATGTCCAGATCCTGGTCATCTACCTTTTGGTTCGTCAGATCTACCCAGACAAATTCGCCCTGTTCGTTTTGCGAAATGCGTCCGCCCTTACTTTCGACGAACGATATTAAATCTTCCATACCATTTCCTTTCCTGATCATGGATTTCAAATGTTGAGATTGATGAATTTCTGTTTTGTCGAGTTGAAGGGAGCGGGAACCGGATTCTTCGGTTCTCTTTGTGAAGTTCGGATCCGTTCCACTTCGCGATTTTCAGCTACGGGCGTGCGTTACTTTTGCTTAACATCGACCGTCGGGTTGACGGGATCAGCAGCAGCCCTGACAGAGAACATTGGGGGGCTGATTCAGAATCAGTATCACCAGGCGGGGACATGGGAGTCCGCACACCATAGTTCGATCTGGGATGATTCCTGCTCGCTGCGCCCGGCCCGAAATGCATTTGGGCCTAACGGTTGTGGCAACCGACGTCAGCGGGTTTTCAGTCAGGTGCCAATGAGAGCAGGATGGGATCAAATGGCATCTGGCAGACACGCAGGCCTGCTTGTACGGGTGATCTTAGCGGAAACTTGTTCGAGATGGAAGACATAATCGGGAATGAAGGATCTGGCGGGCGGATACGTGGGGTCGCACCCTGGTTTTCAGAGGTTGGCAGGCTGGTTATGGTTTGTTTGTTTCGACCGGGGCTAAGGCCCTGCGGCTGCTTTGGTTTTGCCTGTTGTTGTCGTGTCTTAATGCTGGCAGGTAGCGAAGTGTCACTGCAGACCATCTGACTTTGGGATCAGTTTTCCCAGATCCGATTATCTGGCGCGCAAAATCCTGTAACGAAGTCCAACAGTTCGAGTATTCGATCTTCTTCCTTTTCGGTTTTACATTCCTGGCGAAGACCTTCCAATGTCGTTCGAACCTTCTCCTGCTGAAAGCCCTCGCTTTTCACCTGACGCAGTTCTTCGATTACGAACTGTAATGATGTGTCAGATACGACGAGTATCTTAAGACGTTGTTTCAGTGAATGATCCATCTGATGTCTGAGTAAAAAGGTGTAAGCCAATTGTCCCCTGCTGCTTGTCGATTTCAGGGTCGACTATATGAAATAGAGGATACTCACGATTCCTATGGAAAATACGCCGGCTGCGAATGCAATTTTTTTGAATGTTTCTGGGGGGTATTTTTCTTTCAATCGCCGACCGAGCCAGAACCCGAAAAGACCGGCCATGAGTATGATGAAGAAAGGATAGCCATCCAGCCAGTTACCACCTGAGATGATGGGATTCGCGGCCGGTGCCATAAAGGCGCCCAGAACACCGAACATCATCGCATACCTGACACAGGTGGAGGCATCGAGTTGTTCTTCCAGTCGATAAGCGATCCACAATCCCATGAGAGACCAGACTGCAATCGTGCATAACCTGAAAGTGAACTCCCCCGGCAGGACAGCGCCGACGCCCATGCCTGCGATTACGATCAGCAATACGAGGAAATCCTTGAGATAGTTTTTCATTTTCAATACCCGATGTTCGTGTGAAACAGTTCTCAGCTTCGGAATGATATTTCTGTGATTGTTTAATGAGACAGCGGTAAGGTAGCGAGGACCTGAACTGGTTATTGGTTCAGATTAACATTTTTCAGCTAGGGGTGTGAGGGGCATTCCTTAAAATGATGGGTTTGGAATGTAGTTCCGTTGGTAATGATACTGGATTCATTATCACCCGGAGGGCGGACACGTGGGGCCGCACCCTGTTTTTCACGGTTGGTTTCCTGTTTCTGGATTGCTCT
This window harbors:
- a CDS encoding PmoA family protein, with the translated sequence MKSQLRTIALLMLALFAGTDASLYAGPAVTLKVSAGKHDRQQTVISLPVPEPLQNQKQLTLVCLDDGKEVPVQIDASDSKRTLVWILSKPLPAGTSRQYRLHAAQFTKPAEQVTVVDDGSHLNVKVADKPVLTYNHAIVKAPKRDESYYDKSGYIHPLYTPSGKVITDDFNPDHAHQHGIMFSWRKILFEGRENNGWDQKSKLGKVAHSQVNSFTGGPVFGEIDTSIEHIDLTKKTGPVTMLNENWKVRVYALEKQFLFDIVSVQKCATEKPVTIDKIHYGGMTIRGHADWHTNHGYDYLTSEGKNKTNGNQSRPHWVEMYGPLGDETAGVAIFSAPTNFRSPQPVRLHPTMPYFCFAVASLDPFDIQPGQPYVSRYRFYVHDGKPSQEVDQRLWIDLAEPPEVKVISGP
- a CDS encoding Gfo/Idh/MocA family protein, whose amino-acid sequence is MSSSTEVTRREMLKTSLLSGAGLWLGAHTAQAESTSPNEKLNIACIGLGNQGNANLGLVSSQNIVGLCDVDSARTDKYQAKFPKAKSFADFRVMLDKLENEIDAVVVTTPNHTHATIAVNAMRRGKHVYCEKPLAHSIHEVREMQRVAREEKVVTQMGTQNHAGENYRRTVELIQSGAIGDVQQVHVWFGRPGGWRRYKHVVDRPAEPQPIPKTLNWDLWVGPAPMQNFHPCYHPHDWHYWWDFGNGTLGNMGCHYMDLIFWSLDLQYPNAVETKGPDLHPDSTPFWLDCHWQFPARGSKPPVEVIWYHGRNTPEPVLELGGPEWAAGILFVGTDGMLAADYGKRVLLPEEKFAGFKAPPKTIPPAIGNHRQEWYEACKGNGKTNCHFDYAAPLTETILLGNLAFRVGEKVEWDADKGAATNTDQAAQYVQREYRKGWTL
- a CDS encoding DUF1559 domain-containing protein, encoding MGYLKRRRDGFTLIELLVVIAIIAILIALLLPAVQQAREAARRSTCKNNLKQLGIALHNYHDTHRVFPFATVCGVNVSAYTGQNYARQSWFHLILPYVDQAPLYDKLRDGFQSGTVSDFASHPQRSVKVPVFMCPSDPNSGKIGSQKSTFYSNYLLCSGSTTQGATGTFPKLNGMFFNISKVRISDITDGSSNTIAAGEINLVDDTPNAGPVADCLTVGDLRGRVWGTKYVGGGTFTTLQGPNTSVPDTVTYGYSRDYAPISTSCSGGDNAVYARSRHTGGAHFLLGDGAVRFISDNVDTSTFRSLGTRAGGEVLGEF
- a CDS encoding FecR family protein; amino-acid sequence: MNELNDDQLLQAYLDRSLSAQGTARLEERLCREPELAEQLIEFASDDLVLREWAADQDHVFGLPTETEFLPETDNLQPRPTVRRLWYPVVAVAALLLLLTGGYLLKGTFQLKEAETVVLSSGERVQNHIRQVLAEGSAELHFPTGATVLISAPAAYEVTGKNSIHLQEGKFIANVPSTGIGFQVDTPHGRVIDLGTLFSVQTAETEDTRVEVFRGKVIASLVDPAGVVSSSRQLDEHQSAKIDSRQKRIEDTPDFRTRGEQYGIKGYSNSVIFQEELPEALATGKYQVFEHDDLAFIFPERSQVKLPRDLSVLVSPTPEEQLTENKLHYPILLPAGTKVDCFRVYYDPALQEGTFLPVQGEITFERPVLGVILEKKKLNRTDVLFHPPVKQSAGDIYHQGTEVDRGIVDPKARYDQVMLSADRKTLSFVLLSGEKYVDEFRVIVESAN
- a CDS encoding sigma-70 family RNA polymerase sigma factor produces the protein MPAETDSQSAVTQLLVQYQGALYAYLYACVRNPTDADDLFQEVSMAVVESFSQLQTEDGFFPWAREIASRRVLAFYRKSKKEQPVSPQVISALSDAAHHVEQRQPLSERQERLQECLERLPRRSRELIARYYNTSGECGTRVARQFGQNVNAVYAKIHRIRTILRDCIAQRLQQESGE